The Georgenia sp. TF02-10 genome window below encodes:
- a CDS encoding carbohydrate ABC transporter permease: MATATVPAARRPGAPASGRARPGLRKQRRRNTLAALLFISPWIVGALIFTVWPILYSGYLSLTDYDVINAPTFIGLDNYRQLVNDPKVADALWNTTFYTVLVVPLQIIFSLFLAMLLNEAGRASGFFRTTFYLPNMTPPVAVGILLLLLFNGERGLINKALGWLGVNGPNWTTDPNWVKPALVLMALWSVGSTVIILLAALRNVPAEMYDSAKVDGANFWQRTTKITIPMISGTIFFLVIVNTIASFQTFTEAYTAFFGSNYSNDAALFYAIYLFQQAFEFLHMGYASALAWLLFLIIMIITGVQFIFSRRLVYYEGEQR; encoded by the coding sequence GTGGCCACCGCCACCGTCCCGGCCGCGCGCCGGCCGGGCGCGCCCGCCAGCGGGCGGGCGCGCCCGGGGCTGCGGAAGCAGCGCCGCCGCAACACCCTCGCCGCCCTGCTCTTCATCAGCCCGTGGATCGTCGGCGCGCTGATCTTCACGGTCTGGCCGATCCTCTACAGCGGCTACCTGTCGCTGACCGACTACGACGTCATCAACGCGCCGACCTTCATCGGGCTGGACAACTACCGCCAGCTCGTCAACGACCCGAAGGTCGCCGACGCCCTGTGGAACACCACCTTCTACACGGTCCTCGTCGTGCCGCTGCAGATCATCTTCTCGTTGTTCCTGGCGATGCTGCTCAACGAGGCGGGCCGGGCCTCCGGGTTCTTCCGCACCACCTTCTACCTGCCGAACATGACCCCGCCGGTCGCCGTCGGGATCCTGCTGCTGCTCCTCTTCAACGGGGAGCGCGGCCTGATCAACAAGGCGCTCGGGTGGCTGGGCGTCAACGGCCCGAACTGGACCACCGACCCCAACTGGGTCAAGCCCGCGCTGGTCCTGATGGCGCTGTGGTCGGTCGGGTCCACGGTGATCATCCTGCTGGCCGCGCTGCGGAACGTGCCGGCCGAGATGTACGACTCGGCGAAGGTGGACGGCGCGAACTTCTGGCAGCGCACCACCAAGATCACCATCCCGATGATCAGCGGGACGATCTTCTTCCTGGTCATCGTCAACACGATCGCCAGCTTCCAGACGTTCACCGAGGCGTACACGGCCTTCTTCGGGTCGAACTACTCCAACGACGCGGCCCTGTTCTACGCGATCTACCTCTTCCAGCAGGCGTTCGAGTTCCTGCACATGGGGTACGCCTCGGCGCTGGCCTGGCTGCTGTTCCTCATCATCATGATCATCACCGGCGTGCAGTTCATCTTCAGC